From Bacteroidota bacterium:
ACTTTCGTTCACTTTTAATACTTCCAACAGAAATGTAGTATTTTTACCGCTTCAAATTTCATTATAATTTAATGAATGACAAACTTTGAGGGAGTCTTTAAAAATATAGAATCTAATTATGGAAAAAATGATAATTCCAATTGGTTGCGATCATGCAGCTTTTGAAATGAAAGTTGCCTTGATTGAGTGGCTTGAAGGCTTGGGATACAAACTAATTGATTTTGGCACAAATTCAGCTGATTCAGTCGATTATCCCGACTTCATACATCCAGTAGCCAAATACATTGAAGAAAATAAAGCAAGATTGGGGATTATTTTATGTGGTTCTGGAAATGGTGCAGCTATGACTGCCAATAAACACAAAAGCATTCGTGCAGCTCTCTGTTGGAATATAGAATTAGCTGAAATGGCCAGATTGCACAACGATGCCAATATTTTATCAATACCTGCACGCTATATTTCATTAGAAACGGCCAAGGAAATTGTTAAAACATACCTCAATACCGATTTTGAAGGGGGCAGACATCAAAGAAGACTAGATAAAATGATTGATTTTTAAGTCATTAGTTTATAGCCTGTGTACAATTATTGATCTATCTTAGAAATTGAAAATCAATTTGATTGCCTAAACCCTAAAGAGTTCAAATTGATTTTCTAAACTCCCTTTAGGGATGGGGCAAATTAAGAAAATCAATAATCTTTCTAAATAGAAATTCATTTCACCTTTTTTATCATTTAATATTTCACCAAATTTGCAGCATGGAAGAAACATATTTAAATCTTGCTAAATGCAGTGATGTTTTCTTTCAATCAAAAAATTTTCGAACCAGATGAAGAATATCAAACCTTTTCTAAAAGAAGCTGAGAAAAAGGCATTTGATTATGAGCATCGTAAGCGCATAAATCACAACATCTCAAAATACGATGAGAATGTTCCCAAGGGGCGTATGCAGTTTGAAGATTATGAATTAGCCCGAGATCAGGCAGCCTATATCAAGCGAAAAGCTGTTTATAATTTG
This genomic window contains:
- the rpiB gene encoding ribose 5-phosphate isomerase B, with the protein product MIIPIGCDHAAFEMKVALIEWLEGLGYKLIDFGTNSADSVDYPDFIHPVAKYIEENKARLGIILCGSGNGAAMTANKHKSIRAALCWNIELAEMARLHNDANILSIPARYISLETAKEIVKTYLNTDFEGGRHQRRLDKMIDF